In Streptomyces sp. 71268, the DNA window CGTAGGGCCGCCGCGCTGGAGGTCTACCAGCGACTGCGTACACGGATGGGCGAGGATTTGGGCATCTCACCGTCGCCGAGCGTGAACACGCTGCATCACGTGATGCTCCAGGACGAGCCCGACGAACAGTTCCTGGCCCTGTCCGGGGCCGCTCGGTAGGCACGGACAGGGGGGAGGGCACCTCCATGGTGCCCTCCCCCAGAATGCCCCACCGTCCGATCAGCCCGGAATCCCCGGTAACCGGCTCCCGCCCACCTCAAGGACGTAGGAGCCCAGTTGGGGGTCGTCCCCCACGGCAACGGGGTGGCCCACAGCCCGCAGTAGTGACAGATCCGAGGCGTGGTCACCGTAGGCAGCGGCCCGCTCGGGTGCGATGCCGTACCGAGCCAGCAGCTCCTGGGCCGCGCGCCCCTTCTGGGCACCGATCATGGGGCGGATCAACCGACCGGTGTAGTGGCCGGTTCGGTGCTCCGGTTCACTGCACACCACCAGGTCGGCGCCGAGCACGTCGCGCACCGGTGCCAGGCACGGCGGGAAGGATCCGGAGACCAGCACGGTGATCGCGCCAGCTTCGCGGTGGCGGCGCAGTGCCTCCACCGCAGGTTCGTGCAGCGCGCCACCGTCGGTCAGTTCGGCCGCGAACCACGCGCGGGCGTGCGCCGCCACCTCAGCCACGGAACGCCCGGAGTAGTGGCGGTAGTAGTCGCGGTTGGTCTCATCCCGGGGCACGCCGGCGGCGGCCCGGTTCCGCAGCTCCGCCGCGGCCCGTTCGTACACCTCGGGAGGCAGGCCGCGGGCTCGGAAGTGGTAGGCGAGGAAGCGGAACATGCTCTTGAAGGTGAGGAGGGTCTCGTCCACGTCGAAGAAGGCCATGCCGATGGGCTCGTCGGTCTCGCGCACAGCGCTACCTCGCTCCTGTCGCGCACTCATCGCGCGGTGGGGCAGCCAGGGTTGTCGGCAGGTACGGAGACGGGCGCCCCCTTGGGAAGTACGTCGGTGATGTAGAGCACCACGGGCTCGGTGCCCCGGTTGACTCCGTAGTGCACCTCCTTGGGGCCGGTGGGTTCGACGAGGGCGTCGCCGGGCCCAAGGACACGGACGCGGCAGTCGTCGCCGTTGACGCGCGTCAGCGTCCCGGAGGCGATGACGGCGATCTCGGACCCCGGGTGGTAGTGCCAGCCAGTGGCGGTACCCGGGGGGATGGTGGCCTTGCGGTACAGCAGGTGCCGGGGGCCCTCGGCCTTGATCCTGAACGGAAGGGTGGTGTCGCCCTCGGAGAGGGTCTCACTGGTGATCGGGCCGCCAGCCTGGGGCCGGGGCGCCGCGCCCTGGTCGGTGCCAGTGGCGCTCGCGGCGCCGACGGCGGTCAGGCACAGGGCCGTCGCCGCCGCGGCGTAACCGAACCGGCGCAGCCGGGAGACAGGAAGAAGGAAGGGGGTCATCGCGTACTCCTTGGTTGTGGGTGTCAGACGGATGTGCCGTACGGACGCAGGAACCGGCCTCCGACGCGGGCTCAGGTCGCGCCGGCGCGCGCTTCCTCGGTCAGCAGGACTCGCACACCACGGCCGGCGCTCTTGCGTCCGAGAAAGCCACGGTCCACGAGCCGGCGTAGTAGGTCGGTGGGGGCCGGAACCGGCCGACCCCGGCCCTGGTCCTGGTCCTGGTGCAGCCTGCGCTGTACCTCCAGTGCCACGTCGGCCCCGACCATGTCGAGGAGGCGGGTGGGTCCCAGGGGTTGGCCGGCGACGGACTTCATGACGGTGTCCAGCAGCGCGGGCTGGACGCGAGGGTCCTCCAGTGCCGTGAGGGCGTCGTTGAGGTAGGGGAACAGGAGGGCATTGACCACGAAGCCGGTACGGTCCTCGCACTCCACGGCCACCTTGCCCGCGGCGGCCAGCACGGCGCGGGCTGCGGCGAGGGCGGACTCGCCTGTGTGCTCCGTCCGTACCAGTTCGACCAGGTCCATGGTGGCTGCCGGGTTGAAGAAGTGCAGCCCGAGCACGTCCCGGGGCCGGCCGGAGGCGGTGGCGCACGCGGTCACGGAGAGCGCCGACGTGGTGGTGGCCAGCACCGTGCCGGGCCGGCACAGCGCACCGAGTTCGCCGAATATCCGGCGCTTGACCGCCAGGTCCTCCACGACCGCCTCGACCACCAGGTCGGCCTGCGCTACGACGGCGACCTCCGTGTGCCCGGACCACCGGCCGAGCGCCTCGGTCACCTCTTCCGTGGCTCGGCCGGTGCGCAGCAACCCGAACTCGACCGCCGCGCGCGCCTCGGCCACCTTCTCCTCGGTGCGCGCCACGAGCAGCGTGCGGTGGCCGGCGCGCAGGAACACCTCGGCGATGCCGGTGGCCATGGTCCCGGAGCCCAGCACGGCAACGGTCCGCACCTCGGGCACGGCATCCGTGACGGGCTCCGGCCGCGGGGATACGGCTACGGGTGGCCCGGCGAGCAGTGGGGCCGGAGCGTACCGCTCTCCCAGGCGCTGCTGGAGCCCGCGCAGGATGTCCGTGGCGGTGCGGTGCCCGATGGCCGCCAACACGCCCAGCGGCCCCTCCCGCCAGCCGCAGCCCAGTCGGACGGCGGTCTCCAGCACCTCCGGTTCCACGTAGCCGTCGTAACACATCCACGCCGCTTGGTTGAGGAACCCGAGGAGCAGACCGGGAGCGAGCGAGCCGGGCCGGTCGGGCACCTCGTGGGTGGTGACGCCGCCCGCCGCCAGTGTGCTCACGACCCGTCGCAAGGCCTCATCGGGGGCGCCCGGGGCCCGGGCCAGTTCCGCCGCGTCGAGCCGGTCGGCGCGGGCGAATCGCAGGGCCAGCAACGGGCCGGGGGCGGCGTCCGCCAGCGCGGCGACGGGCGTGCTGAGAGCCGTGGTGACGATGGGCACGTCGGCGCGCCGGTGGCCCGCGATGGCTGTCAGGACCGCGCGCTTGGCCGCCTCCGGTTCTGGTACGGCCTCCAGGACCAGGTCCGCCGCGGCCACCGCGGCCACGCGCGAAGTCACCTCGACCGGACCGGAGCCCACCGCACGTAGGGCGCGGGCGACGGCCTCGCCGTCCGGCTCGACGCCGATGACACGGATGCCGGCGCCGGACAGCCGGCGGGCCAACTCGGTGCCGGCGGTGCCGAGTCCGACCACGGCGGCGGTGTGGACCGTACTCACAGTCATGCGACTCCCGTCTTGGAACCAGATGGGCGGGGCAACCGGGGCCGCCCCCACCCAGGGTCAGTAGCGGCCACCGACCGCGGCGGGCAGCGCGTCCAGCTCCGCCAGGTCACCGGCGGTCAGCCGGAGTGCCTCGGCCGTGGCGTTCTCGGTCAGGTAACGCGGATTCTTGGTGCCCGGGACGGGGATCACGTGCTCCCCCTGGGCTAGCGTCCACGCGATGGCCACCTGGGCGGGGGTGACCGCGTGCCGGGCGGCGACCCTGCGGACGGCTGCCACGATGCGCAGGTTGGCGGCGAACGCGGCGTCGGCGAATCGTGGGTTGGTCGAGCGAAAGTCCCCCTCCTCGAAGTCCGGTCGGTCGAAGGCCCCGGTGAGGAAGCCGCGGCCGAGCGGGGCGAAGGGTACGAACGCGGCGCCGTGGTCCGCGCACCACCGCACCACGTCCGAGCCCTCGGCGAGCGGGTTCCGGGTCCACAGCGACAGCTCGGACTGGACGGCCGAGACAGGGTGGACCCGGTGGGCGCGCTCGATCTCCTCGATGGTCACCTCCGACAGCCCGAGCCGGCGCACCGTGCCCCGCGCCACCAGTTCGGACAGCGCGCCCCAGGTCTCCTCCAGGGGTACCGCCGGGTCCACCCGGTGCAGGTAGTACAGATCGATGACGTCCGTACCGAGACGGCGCAGGCTCGCTTCGGCGGCACGCCGGACGTGCGCCGGTGAGCCGTCGCGGTGCATCGCACGCGCGCCCAGGTCGTCCACGACCAGGCCCACCTTGGTCGCGACGACGGCCTCCCGCCGGCGCCGTGCGAGCACCCGACCCACCAGCGCCTCGTTGTGGCCGTCACCGTAGACGTCCGCCGTGTCCAGGTGTGTGACACCGAGGTCAAGCGCCTGTTCCAGCACCCTGACCGACAGGGCGTCGTCCCGCTGGGACTCGGCGTAGCCCCAACTCATTCCCATGCAACCGAGGCCGACCGCCCCGACCTCGGGCCCGCTGTCACCCAGTTGACGCGTCCGCATGCGCTCTCCTGTTCCTGTGGTCCGTTGGCTGTGCTGGTCTGTGTTGGCCGCGCTGGCCGTCGCGGCCCGTACCCGGGCGGCGCTCGTGAGCCCGACGGTGTGGGGGGCCGCGGTGCGAGCAGGGTCAGCACCCACCCGAACCCGGATCAGGCAGCGGTGAGCACCAGCGCCGCGTTGTGCCCGCCGAAGCCGAGCGAGGTGCTGACCGCGACATCCAGGGCCACCGTGCGCGGTGCGTCCGTGACCACGTCCACCGCGATGGCCGCGTCGAGCACACGCACGTTGGCGGTGGGTGGCACGGTCCCGTGACGAAGTGTCAGTGCGGTGTAGGCGGCCTCGATCGCCCCCGCGGCGGCCAGGGTGTGTCCGGTGACTCCTTTGGTCGAGGTGACGGCGGCGCCGTCGCCCAGCACCCGGCGCAGGGCACGGGCCTCTGTCAGGTCGTTCATCGGCGTCGAGGTGCCGTGCGCGTTGACGTGACCCACCTCGGCGGGGGCCACGCCGGCGTCGGCGAGCGCGGCGCGCAGCGCCCGTTCCAACCCGGCGCCCTGCGGGTGGGGCGCCGTGGCGTGGTGGGCGTCCGAGGAGGCGCCGAAGCCGGCCACGTCGGCGTAGCGGCGCGCCCCTCGGGCTCTGGCGTCCCGCTGCCGTTCCAGGACCAGGACGGCCGCGCCCTCGCCGGCGACGAAGCCGTCGCGGTCGGCGGCGAACGGTCGGGAGGCCGCGCCCGGGTCGTCCCCACGCGCCGAGAGCGCTCCCATCCGGGCGAGTCCCGTCATGGTCGCCGGGGACAGGGCCGCCTCCGTACCGCCGGCCAGTACGACATCACACACGCCGCCCACGAGCCAGTCCCGGGCCGTGCCGATAGCGGAGGCCCCTGAGGCGCAGGCGGTAGCGGTCACCAGGCTCGGGCCGAGGGCCTTCTGGTCCATCGCGACGTACCCGGCCACCATGTTGACCATGCCCATGGGGATCATCAACGGTGACAGGTCCTCGGCGGCGCCGCCGTAGAACATGCGGTGTTGGGCCTCGAAGGTTGTTGTGCCGCCCAGCGAGTTGCCGAGGACGACTCCGACCCGGGTGGCGTTCCAGGTGTCGGGCCCGAGGCCCGCGTCAGCGACCGCCTGCCGTGCGGCCACGACCGCGAGTTGGACGAAGCGGTCGAGGCGCCACGCCGTGCGCCGGCCGAGCAGGGCGTCGGCGTCGAAGTCGGGCACCCGGCACGAGAAATCGACCTCCGCGCCTTTGAGTTCGGGGTCCTTGGCCGCGGCGGAGACCCCGCGCAGAAGGCGCCGCCAGTTCTCCTCGGGGCCCGACCCAGCGGGTGTGAGCAGCCCCATGCCCGTGATCGATACGACGCGGTCCCCGACGGTGCCGGTCACACCCGCGGTCCCTTCGCCTCGATGACGGCCACGGCCTCGTCCAGCGTGTGCGAGGACTTCAATTCGCCCTCCTGTAACACCACGCCCATCTCCTTACGAAGGAGCAGCCCGAGTTCGATGAGGATGAGAGAGTCGATGTCCAGGTCCTCGAAGGACGCGCCGGAGAGAAGTTCCTCCGCCGGTAGACCGAACTTCTCGTCCATGAGGGACACCACTCGGTCCCTGATCTTCTGGGTGTCGACAGCCGCGGTCATGCCTGTTCCTTTCGGAGAGTGGGTGCGTGCGGTGCGGGAAGGGGCAGGTCCGGCCAGATCAGCGCCGTGGAGCCCCAGGTGAGGCCGCCGCCGAAGCCGGTGAGGAGTACTCGCTGCCCGGCGCGCAGGTCGCCGGCGGTGACCGCGTCGGCGAGTGCCAGCGGGATGGAGCCAGCGACCGTGTTGCCGACCCGGTCGAGGTGGATGACCACCTGTTCGTCGGCGAGCCCCAGCTGTTCGCCGACGGCTCGCAGGATGCGTACGTTGGCCTGGTGGGCCACCACCCGGTCGACGCCCGGTTCCGACCAGCCCACCCGGTCGATGAGCGTCTGCGCGGACTTGCTCATGCTGAGCACTGCCTGGGTGAAGACGGCCCGGCCCGCCATGGTGAAGAAGTGGTCCCCCGCGTGGACCTGTTCGGCGGTGGACCGCTGCCGCGAGCCGCCGGCCCGTACCGTGATGAGGTCTTCCCCGGTGCCGTCGCTGCCCAGGTCGAAGCCGAGTAGGGCTCCTGGCTCGTGGGCTTGGCCCGACCTGAGGACCACGGCGCCCGCGCCGTCGCCGAAGATGGCGCGAGTGGTGCGGTCCTCCGGGTCGAGGATGGTGGAGAAGGCGTCGGCGCCGATGACCAGGGCACGTCGGGCCGTGCCCGCCGACAGCATGCCGGCCGCGGTCGCCAGCGCGTAGACGAAGCCTGTGCACACGGCCTGTACGTCGAATGCCGCGACGGCACCCAGCCCCAGTCGTGCGGCCACCGTCGGCGCGGTGCCCGGGCAGGGGCGGTCGGGGGTGCTGGTGGCCAGCACGACGAGGTCGACCTCGTGGTCGGCGGCCGTGCCGCCGTCACTCGCCGACGCCAACGCCCGTCGCCCAGCCTCGACCGCCAGGTCGGAGGTGGCCTGGCCCCGCTCGATGACGTGCCGCCGCGCGATGCCGGTGCGGGTGCGTATCCACTCGTCGGTGGTGTCGAGTCGCTCGGCCAGGTCGTGGTTGGTGACGACGGTCGGTGGAACCCAGGCGCCCAGCCCACAGACCACGGCGGCCCGGCTCATGACGCCGCCTTCTCCGGCGCGGTCGGCCGCGCCTTCTTCGGTGCCGACGGCGCCGTGGCCTGCTGGGGGGCCAGGGCTCCCGCCGCGGCGCTCGCCCCCATCTCGGTGACGGTCTCGCCGCCCACGCTCGCGCCCGGCAGCGGTCCTGGCAGCACGACGCGGGCCCGCCTGAGGGCAATCCTCAGTTCGGTCGGCTCAGGTGCGATGAGGGAGGCGATGTGGCCGTCCGGGCGGACGAGCACGGCTCTGGGCTGTTTGCCCAGCAGCGGTCGGAAGCCGGGCCAGCCCGAGATGTCGACAGCGGCGAACTCCGCCGGCAGCGTCTCCAGCAGCGCCGCGCGCTGTCTGGCCCACGCGTCGTGCTGGCGCTCGCCCGCCCACATCAGCAGGGTGGGCAGCTCCGGATCGATGGTGGGCCATCGACCGCCGCCCGGCGTCGCGCCGGCCGCCGCCCCTTCGGCGGGGCCGTGCCGGCTGAAGACCGGCAGCCGGTCCCCCACCCGCGCCTGGCGGGTGAGTGATGGAAGGGTGTCCCACAGCGTCTCGGCCGGCCGGTAGGTCACGTCGTGCTGGGCCATCAACGGGGCACCGAACCGTTGGAGCGCGCCGGTACGCCGGGCCACCCGCACCAGGGTGTCACGGACGGCGACGTCCTTTCGACGGTGGAACAGGCCCCAGCTTGTCTGCTTGGCGGTGGTGAGGACCACACGCTCGGCGGCCGTGCGCCGCTCGGAGTCGTAGCTGTCCAGGATGCCCGGCTCCAAGGTGCCTCGGATCACGCCGGCCAATTTCCAGCCGAGGTTCACCGCGTCCTGGATACCGGTGTTCATGCCCTGGGCACCGGCCGCGCTGAAGATGTGGCCGGCGTCCCCGGCGAGGAAGACCCGGCCGTCGCGCAGGGTCTCGGCGACTCGGCGCCGGGCGCGGAAGATGGTCGTCCAGTTCAGCGGCCCGATCAGACCTCGCCGCGGCGCCCGCTCGTCCATCACTCGTTGGAACAACGCGCGGGGCGGTGCGTGGCCCTCGGTCCAGCCGGGGACGCTGACGGCCAGCCGGAACAGCCCGCCGCCGAACGGTGCGAAGCCCAGCGCACCACCCCTGGTGTAGCAGTAGAGCAGTTCGTGGTGGTGCAGGTCACCGTCGATGGGCCCGTCGCCGATGGCGAAGAGCACGTCCTCCCCGCTGCCGAGGAAGGCGATGCCCGCAAGGCGGCGTACCGAGCTGTGAGCCCCGTCCGCGCCGATCACCCAGTCCGACTCGATCTGTTCGGTGCGGCCCCCGGCCCACGTCACCTCGACCACGGGTCGCCCGCCGGAGTTGTCGAGCCCAGTGACCTCACCGTGCTCGACCTTGCCGCCGAGCGCCACCAGCCGGTCGCGCACCACGTCCTCGGTGCGGTCTTGCGGGATGACGAGGCCGAAGGGGTAGGGCGTGTCCTTCAGGCGGCTCATCTCGATCGAGCCAAGGGGTCGCTTCTGCGAGTAGTAGGACACCGCGTCCAACCGGTTGCCGGCCTCGGCCAGCGGTTCCGCCGCGCCGACACGGCTCAGCAACTCCAGGCTGCGCGGCCACACCACGATGGCGCGGGAGTGCAGTGCCGATCCGGGCGGGGTGCCGTCGATGATCCGCACCGGGACACCCTGACTGAGGAGTTCGCAGCCGAGGACCAGCCCGACGGGGCCGCCTCCGACAATGAGGACCGGCCGCTTGTCGCCCGGCGTTTCGCGTAGGGGAATCGTCATCATCGTGCCTTTCGTTCGGGTGCCGGGACTGCGAGGCAGGTCCGGCACCACGTGAGGAGGTTGGTTCAGGGGCGTTGGACGACCACGCCGCTCCAGGTGAAGCCGGCGCCCGCGCTGAGCACGACGGCGTGCTCGCCAGCGCGCAGGGACCACCGTCCGGAGCCGCGGAGCGCCGCGAGGTTCGACAGCAGATCACCCGCTCCCAGGTGACCGGTGTCGCAGCCGAGGTCGACGGCCGGGGCCTCGGTGACGGCCGCCACGGCCGGGCCGTAGATCTCGCGAGCCGTGGCGGTGCCCAGCCGGGGCAGCAGTACCGCGCGCACGGACCGGTCCTCGGGCGCGAGACGCGCCTGGGCCAGCGCACCCGCCACCACCCGCGACGTGGTCTCGCGCAGCTGGGCCACGAACGGCTCCCGGCCGGTGCCGGTCAGAAAGGCCTTCTTGGTACGCCGCACGTCGACGGTGGGCCCGGCAGCGTGCGCCGCTTCCTGGAAGCGGTCCAGATCGCGGTGGACGACCTCCAGCTCCGGCGCGGCCTCGGTGACCAGGGCCCGCAGTGCGAGCGCGTGGTCGGTCCGCTCGCCACCACGGGCGAGTACCGCAGCCGTGCCACTGTCGCCGTACCACACGCCGTAGTCACTGCCCCACCGGTCGAAACCGGGGGCACCGAACCGGTCCCCCGTCGTCACCAGGACCGGACCGTGATCGGGTTCGGCCACGAGCCTGGCCAGCGCGACCTCCAGGCCCGCCGCCCCGCCGTTGCACATCTGTTGGATGCCGACCGGGACGGCGCTCGTCGCGCCGGTGTGCCGCGCGACGTAGTGCGCGGGCGACCAGAAGTCGTGCCCCTGGTAGTAGGTCCAGGCATGTAGGACCGTGCGCACCGCCTCGGGCCGGGTACCGGCCCTGGCCAGTGCCGCGCGTCCCGCGCGCACCGCCAGTTCGGGGGCCGACTCGGCGGCGGAGACCGGCAGCCGCTCGTATCCCATGGCTCGCGCCTCGTCGTGGGTGATCAGCCCGTCGGCGAGCGCGTCGGTGGCCTTGACGACGGTGGGTGGCAACCAGTCCGCCGGGGTGAGGAAGATGTCAGCCGGCACGCTCATGCCTCCACTCCCGTTCTGACGGGCGGGCGCTCGGCCAGCACGGACGTCGCCGTGTGCACGCGGCCGGCGGCGACGACCGTGTTGTCCTGCGTGAACTCCACGTGGAAGAGCCGCGCTTGGGGTAAGCGGTCGCCGCTCTCGGCGGTGTACCCGTACGCCTCTGCCTTGCGGATGTGCACGGTGGTCAGGGAGTCCAGTTCGGCGTAGCGCGTGAACGAGAAGTCGAGGCCGACGACGGTCGTCCGGGGCACCGAGGCTCCGAACAGCTCGGAGGCGGCGAGCAGACACAGTTGCCGAGCCGCCTCCATCAGCACCATGCCCGGCAGGTGGTCCTGCTCGTGGTCGAACATGCTGCGGTGGTCCACCGGTGGCCGGATGGGGGCGGACGCCCCATCCGGGCCGACGGTGACGTCGCCGAGCACGACGTTCGCCGGATCGGTGCGCCCCACCAGGAAGGGTGGGACGCGTGATGCGGTGCGGGGGATCTCGGCGAACGGTGTGAGCGGCCCGCCCCGGCCCCGCTCGCGCACCGCGGCGTACACCGGGCCGGGGATGTAGCCGACGTCGATGCTCGCGTGGCCCAGCCGGTGACCGAAGAGCGCCATGTCGATGTCGTAGGTGAGCCGCCGCACGTCGCCAGCCGCACCCCGACGGTTGCCGGTGCGTACCCGCATGGCCAGTTCACCGGGGCGTGGGTACGTGGGCGCGGTCAGCAGTCCCGGCAGCGACATCGACCACGACCGCAGGAGGAACGTGGTGTCCCGGGCGACATCGAAGAAGACGTGGCCGCCGTAGGTCTCCGCCTGGCGGCAGCACTCCAACAACAGGAGCGGGTCCGGGACCCCGAGGCGCGAGGTGCCCTCCGTGTAGTAACCGTGCGCCGACGGCAGCTGAGCGGCGGCGAGGTACTCCGATTCGCTAACGCGTCGGGCATCGGTCAGAAAGACCTCGGAGAGTGCCCAGCGGTGGAGCAGGGACCGGTCGACGGTTTGCGTGAATTCCAGCGTCTTCGCTTCCGGACGACCGCGACCGGGAATCTCTGCTTCCATGAACACCTCCAGGGCCTGGGCTATGGCGTTTCCCGCGTATACATCTCTGATACGTGTAATTGCGGATCTCCTGATGTCCGTGCACACCGTCGTGGACCTCCGGCGACGCATTCGCCAGCCATCGTTGCAGCAACCGTCGGACCACGCCTCGGGCCGTTACGTGACCAGCATTCGGCAGGCCCACCAATTTTGAACTCAAGCCGGGCGAAGGCCGTGCCCAAGTGGTCGGCGCTTGTTGCCCGCTTGAGCCGTGACCTCCAAAAATCTAAACGCCGCTCGATTAACGGGAAGCGGGACAACGGGAGGAATGCAGGGTGGTCACCGCGGACAACAAAGAGGGGACGCGCGTCGCCGCGCTCTTCCCCGGACAGGGCGTGCAACGGTCGGGCTTGGGAAAACGGTGGCGTGACACTCCCGCGTGGGCCGACCTCACCGCCACCATTTCCGAGGCGTCGGGGCACGACGTGGTGGAGTTGCTGCTGGAGACCGACGCGGAGACGCTGGCTCGGACCGACCTCGCCCAGATCGTGGTCTACACGGCCTCGTCGCTGGCTTGGGCGGAGTTCCGGCGCACCCGCCCGGAAACCGAGGTGGTCGCCTTCGCCGGACACAGCCTCGGCGAGTACACGGCACTGGCCGCCTCGGGCGCGCTCAGCACCGCCGACGGCGCCCGGCTGGTCGGTGCGCGCGGCCGTGCCATGGTCGAGGCGTCCCGCCGCGCCCCTGGTGGCATGGCCGCGGTCATGGGACCACCAGCCACGGAAGTGACGACCCTCGTCGAGCGAGTACGGGCCACCGGCGGACACCTGTGGATCGCCAACCTCAACAGCGCCGCACAGACCGTCGTGGCAGGCGATCGCGAGGCGATCGAGACGGCCGGGGAGCTGGCTCGCGAGGCGGGGTGGCGCTACAACGTTCTCCCGGTCTCCGCCGCCTGCCACACACCACGCATGGCACCGGCCAGCCGCGAACTGTCGCACGCGCTACGAGACGTCCGGTTCGCACCCGCGCACGGAACGGTGGTGGCCAACACAGACGCGCGCCCGCACCGTGCGGGGTGGGTGTGGACGGACCTCTGCAAGCGCCAACTGGTTTCCCCGGTCCGCTGGGAGGCCACACTGCACGTCCTCGTAGCGGAGCTTGGCTGCGACCGACTGATGGACCTCGGGCCCGGTCGCACCCTGGCCGGCCTGGCGCGCCGCGTGCTTCCCGACGTGCCGGTGACGCCTGCTTCAGCAATCCCGGAGGCCCGTTGACGGGCTTGCCCGTCAACCGAGCACACGGGCCGTGCCTCGCGTAGCCATGGCTCTCCGGCTGTGCCCGGGATCACCGTCAGGCCCGGCATCTGATCTAGATCGCGCCCATGCGGCGGCAGTGGCTGCAGTGATGCCGGCGTCGGTGTCCTCGTGGGCGAGGCGGCGGTCGGGGTTCACGCCGCGCGGTGTGGCGAACGCGGGCGCGATGCTGGAGGTGTGGCCGCCCCCTCCGGCTCCTTCGCGGGCCAGGGCGACTGCTGACGCTGGGAGATTCCCCCACCGGTCTGGGCCGTGGCCCCTGGCGCCGCTCATTCTGACCGATGCCGACGGCAGGCCCGCATGACCTGCACGAGGGGCTTCTTCATGGCGAGCGATGACGACCCGCACGTGACCGATCTCCTTCTGGAGACCGACTCCCTGGAAGGGTTTCTGGACACCTTGGCCGACCACGCGCTGGCCCGTACACCCGCGGCGGACGGCTGTGGCATCACCCTCAGCCGCGAGGGCCGGTTCCTGACGGTGGCCAGCGCGGGACGCAGCGCGCGCGACTTGGACGAGAAGCAGTACGGCCTGGACGACGGCCCCTGCTTGCAAGCCCTGCGCAACGGTGAGGAGTTCATGATCGCCGACATGCTGGGTGAGCAGCGGTGGGACCCCTACCCCGCTCACGCCGTCGCGCGCGGGACCCGTTCCTCACTCTCGCTGCCGATCGCCGCGCACACCCACACGGCCGGCGCGCTCAACCTCTACTCGCCCAAGCCG includes these proteins:
- a CDS encoding cupin domain-containing protein, which translates into the protein MTPFLLPVSRLRRFGYAAAATALCLTAVGAASATGTDQGAAPRPQAGGPITSETLSEGDTTLPFRIKAEGPRHLLYRKATIPPGTATGWHYHPGSEIAVIASGTLTRVNGDDCRVRVLGPGDALVEPTGPKEVHYGVNRGTEPVVLYITDVLPKGAPVSVPADNPGCPTAR
- a CDS encoding 3-hydroxyacyl-CoA dehydrogenase NAD-binding domain-containing protein, with the translated sequence MTVSTVHTAAVVGLGTAGTELARRLSGAGIRVIGVEPDGEAVARALRAVGSGPVEVTSRVAAVAAADLVLEAVPEPEAAKRAVLTAIAGHRRADVPIVTTALSTPVAALADAAPGPLLALRFARADRLDAAELARAPGAPDEALRRVVSTLAAGGVTTHEVPDRPGSLAPGLLLGFLNQAAWMCYDGYVEPEVLETAVRLGCGWREGPLGVLAAIGHRTATDILRGLQQRLGERYAPAPLLAGPPVAVSPRPEPVTDAVPEVRTVAVLGSGTMATGIAEVFLRAGHRTLLVARTEEKVAEARAAVEFGLLRTGRATEEVTEALGRWSGHTEVAVVAQADLVVEAVVEDLAVKRRIFGELGALCRPGTVLATTTSALSVTACATASGRPRDVLGLHFFNPAATMDLVELVRTEHTGESALAAARAVLAAAGKVAVECEDRTGFVVNALLFPYLNDALTALEDPRVQPALLDTVMKSVAGQPLGPTRLLDMVGADVALEVQRRLHQDQDQGRGRPVPAPTDLLRRLVDRGFLGRKSAGRGVRVLLTEEARAGAT
- a CDS encoding FAD-dependent monooxygenase, encoding MTIPLRETPGDKRPVLIVGGGPVGLVLGCELLSQGVPVRIIDGTPPGSALHSRAIVVWPRSLELLSRVGAAEPLAEAGNRLDAVSYYSQKRPLGSIEMSRLKDTPYPFGLVIPQDRTEDVVRDRLVALGGKVEHGEVTGLDNSGGRPVVEVTWAGGRTEQIESDWVIGADGAHSSVRRLAGIAFLGSGEDVLFAIGDGPIDGDLHHHELLYCYTRGGALGFAPFGGGLFRLAVSVPGWTEGHAPPRALFQRVMDERAPRRGLIGPLNWTTIFRARRRVAETLRDGRVFLAGDAGHIFSAAGAQGMNTGIQDAVNLGWKLAGVIRGTLEPGILDSYDSERRTAAERVVLTTAKQTSWGLFHRRKDVAVRDTLVRVARRTGALQRFGAPLMAQHDVTYRPAETLWDTLPSLTRQARVGDRLPVFSRHGPAEGAAAGATPGGGRWPTIDPELPTLLMWAGERQHDAWARQRAALLETLPAEFAAVDISGWPGFRPLLGKQPRAVLVRPDGHIASLIAPEPTELRIALRRARVVLPGPLPGASVGGETVTEMGASAAAGALAPQQATAPSAPKKARPTAPEKAAS
- a CDS encoding phosphopantetheine-binding protein, which encodes MTAAVDTQKIRDRVVSLMDEKFGLPAEELLSGASFEDLDIDSLILIELGLLLRKEMGVVLQEGELKSSHTLDEAVAVIEAKGPRV
- a CDS encoding beta-ketoacyl-ACP synthase III, whose protein sequence is MSRAAVVCGLGAWVPPTVVTNHDLAERLDTTDEWIRTRTGIARRHVIERGQATSDLAVEAGRRALASASDGGTAADHEVDLVVLATSTPDRPCPGTAPTVAARLGLGAVAAFDVQAVCTGFVYALATAAGMLSAGTARRALVIGADAFSTILDPEDRTTRAIFGDGAGAVVLRSGQAHEPGALLGFDLGSDGTGEDLITVRAGGSRQRSTAEQVHAGDHFFTMAGRAVFTQAVLSMSKSAQTLIDRVGWSEPGVDRVVAHQANVRILRAVGEQLGLADEQVVIHLDRVGNTVAGSIPLALADAVTAGDLRAGQRVLLTGFGGGLTWGSTALIWPDLPLPAPHAPTLRKEQA
- a CDS encoding beta-ketoacyl-[acyl-carrier-protein] synthase family protein, with the protein product MTGTVGDRVVSITGMGLLTPAGSGPEENWRRLLRGVSAAAKDPELKGAEVDFSCRVPDFDADALLGRRTAWRLDRFVQLAVVAARQAVADAGLGPDTWNATRVGVVLGNSLGGTTTFEAQHRMFYGGAAEDLSPLMIPMGMVNMVAGYVAMDQKALGPSLVTATACASGASAIGTARDWLVGGVCDVVLAGGTEAALSPATMTGLARMGALSARGDDPGAASRPFAADRDGFVAGEGAAVLVLERQRDARARGARRYADVAGFGASSDAHHATAPHPQGAGLERALRAALADAGVAPAEVGHVNAHGTSTPMNDLTEARALRRVLGDGAAVTSTKGVTGHTLAAAGAIEAAYTALTLRHGTVPPTANVRVLDAAIAVDVVTDAPRTVALDVAVSTSLGFGGHNAALVLTAA
- a CDS encoding HAD-IB family hydrolase, whose translation is MRETDEPIGMAFFDVDETLLTFKSMFRFLAYHFRARGLPPEVYERAAAELRNRAAAGVPRDETNRDYYRHYSGRSVAEVAAHARAWFAAELTDGGALHEPAVEALRRHREAGAITVLVSGSFPPCLAPVRDVLGADLVVCSEPEHRTGHYTGRLIRPMIGAQKGRAAQELLARYGIAPERAAAYGDHASDLSLLRAVGHPVAVGDDPQLGSYVLEVGGSRLPGIPG
- a CDS encoding aldo/keto reductase yields the protein MRTRQLGDSGPEVGAVGLGCMGMSWGYAESQRDDALSVRVLEQALDLGVTHLDTADVYGDGHNEALVGRVLARRRREAVVATKVGLVVDDLGARAMHRDGSPAHVRRAAEASLRRLGTDVIDLYYLHRVDPAVPLEETWGALSELVARGTVRRLGLSEVTIEEIERAHRVHPVSAVQSELSLWTRNPLAEGSDVVRWCADHGAAFVPFAPLGRGFLTGAFDRPDFEEGDFRSTNPRFADAAFAANLRIVAAVRRVAARHAVTPAQVAIAWTLAQGEHVIPVPGTKNPRYLTENATAEALRLTAGDLAELDALPAAVGGRY